A part of Deinococcus aerius genomic DNA contains:
- the ilvD gene encoding dihydroxy-acid dehydratase: MTDTATKKKLNWNSHQVTQGDERAPNRAMLRAVGFQDGDFDKAIIGVAHAQSNITPCNNGLGELAGHITGAIHEGGAMPQIYGTITVSDGISMGTEGMKCSLVSREVIADSIETVSRGQSHDGVIVVGGCDKNMPGAMIGIARLNIPAVFVYGGTIKPGHYNGKDLTIVSVFEAVGAYGAGKLSREDFEQIEKRACPGNGSCGGMYTANTMSSAFEAMGMSLPYSSTMSAVDAEKAVSAADSARALLGLIERDVRPLDILTREAFENAITVVMAVGGSTNAVLHLMAIAHACDVPLTLEDFERIRERTPVFCDLKPSGKYVATDLHAVGGIPRVMKMLLKAGLLHGDCLTVTGKTVAENLADVPDEPDPGQDVILPYDQPLYEQGHLAILRGNLAPEGSVAKISGLRHIKITGPARVFDSEEECMAAIMGDQIRAGDVLVIRYEGPKGGPGMREMLSPTSAIIGKGLGDSVGLITDGRFSGGTYGLVVGHVAPEAYVGGPIALVQEGDTIELNAETCELTLHVDEAELERRRAAWVAPEPRYKRGVLAKYARLVSSAARGAVTD, from the coding sequence ATGACCGACACCGCCACGAAGAAGAAGCTGAACTGGAACAGCCATCAGGTGACCCAGGGCGACGAGCGCGCCCCCAACCGGGCGATGCTGCGGGCGGTCGGCTTTCAGGACGGCGATTTCGACAAGGCGATCATCGGCGTGGCGCACGCGCAGAGCAACATCACGCCCTGCAACAACGGGCTGGGGGAACTTGCCGGGCATATCACCGGGGCGATCCACGAGGGCGGCGCCATGCCGCAGATTTACGGCACGATCACGGTGTCCGACGGCATCAGCATGGGCACCGAGGGGATGAAGTGCTCGCTGGTGAGCCGCGAGGTCATCGCCGACTCCATCGAGACGGTCAGCCGCGGCCAGTCGCACGACGGCGTGATCGTGGTGGGCGGCTGCGACAAGAACATGCCGGGGGCGATGATCGGCATCGCGCGGCTGAACATCCCCGCGGTCTTCGTGTACGGCGGGACGATCAAGCCCGGCCACTACAACGGCAAGGACCTCACCATCGTCTCGGTATTCGAGGCGGTCGGGGCCTACGGGGCGGGCAAGCTGAGCCGCGAGGACTTCGAGCAGATCGAGAAGCGGGCCTGCCCCGGCAACGGCTCGTGCGGCGGGATGTACACGGCGAACACGATGTCCTCGGCCTTCGAGGCGATGGGGATGAGCCTTCCCTATTCCTCCACGATGAGCGCCGTGGACGCCGAGAAGGCCGTTTCCGCCGCTGATTCGGCCCGCGCCCTGCTCGGGCTGATCGAGCGCGACGTGCGGCCCCTGGACATCCTGACGAGGGAGGCGTTCGAGAACGCGATCACGGTCGTCATGGCGGTGGGCGGCTCCACGAACGCCGTGCTGCACCTCATGGCGATTGCCCACGCCTGCGACGTGCCGCTCACGCTGGAGGACTTCGAGCGCATCCGCGAGCGCACGCCGGTCTTCTGCGACCTCAAGCCCAGCGGGAAGTACGTGGCGACCGACCTGCACGCGGTGGGCGGCATCCCGCGCGTGATGAAGATGCTGCTGAAGGCGGGGCTGCTGCACGGCGACTGCCTCACCGTGACCGGGAAGACGGTGGCCGAGAACCTGGCGGACGTGCCGGACGAGCCCGACCCCGGGCAAGACGTGATCCTCCCCTACGACCAGCCGCTCTACGAGCAGGGGCACCTCGCCATCCTGCGGGGGAACCTCGCGCCGGAGGGCTCGGTCGCCAAGATCAGCGGCCTGCGGCACATCAAGATCACCGGCCCCGCCCGCGTCTTCGATTCGGAGGAGGAGTGCATGGCGGCGATCATGGGGGACCAGATCAGGGCCGGGGACGTGCTGGTGATCCGCTACGAGGGCCCCAAGGGCGGCCCCGGCATGCGCGAGATGCTCTCGCCCACGAGCGCGATCATCGGCAAGGGGCTGGGGGACAGCGTGGGGCTCATTACCGACGGGCGCTTCAGCGGCGGCACGTATGGCCTCGTCGTGGGGCACGTGGCGCCCGAGGCTTACGTGGGCGGTCCCATCGCCCTGGTGCAGGAGGGCGACACCATCGAGCTGAACGCCGAGACCTGCGAGCTGACGCTGCATGTGGACGAGGCGGAGCTGGAGCGGCGACGGGCGGCGTGGGTCGCGCCGGAACCGAGATATAAGCGCGGCGTGCTGGCGAAATACGCGCGGTTGGTGAGCAGCGCGGCGCGGGGGGCGGTGACGGACTGA